Genomic window (Psilocybe cubensis strain MGC-MH-2018 chromosome 1, whole genome shotgun sequence):
TGCAGTCAAAGCAGTCGCAAACGCAGTCAGACTGTCTCGTAGTGGTTTGTCGAACCCAAACCGACCAGTTGCCAGTTTCCTAATGGCAGGCCCGTCGGGAACGGGTAAGACGCTTATGGCTAAAACGGTAAGGTTTTTTTGAGACTTCTGCCTTCTAGAGTGTACTAACTAGTTCGTCTCAGCTCGCCACTGTACTTTTCGACTCGCCAGATACTATGATCCGTATCGACGCCTCGGAATACTCTGAGAAGCATTCAATTTCAAGACTTATCGGTTCTCCACCAGGATATGTTGGATACGACGCCGGCGGTCAACTGACGGAGTACATCCGCCGTAAACCTTATTCCATCATACTCATTGACGAGATCGAAAAGGCGTGTCGCGAATTTGTCACGTTGTTCCTGCAAGTTTTGGATGACGGTCGCCTGACGGATGGTCAAGGTCGCGTTGTCGACATGCGCAACACTGTTATCATGATGACCTCTAACTTGGGTGCTGCGTATCTCAATGAGATGGGACAGGGACCTGTAGACACCAAAACAAGAACACTTGTTATGGGTGCAATCCAAGCGCACTTCCCACCGGAGTTCATCAATCGTATTGATGATATCGTTATTTTCGTAAGTGCTCCTCTGATGCTCGGAGTCTTATTTAACACAAGCTGACTATAATTCTTCTAGCGCGCACTCTCGCAGAAAGACATCCTCAAGATCGTTGATATCCGCCTCAAGGAAGTCAACGACAGGTTGGCGGATCGCAAGATCGTGCTCGACGTTGACTCGGAGAGCAAAAACTACCTTATGTCTGTGGGCTATTCGACAGCATACGGTGCCCGACCCCTCAACAGGGCGATTCAGAGTGAACTTCTCAATCCATTGTCGGTACTCATTTTGTCTGGCCAAGTGCTTGACGGGGAGACCGTTCGTGTTCGCTTTGATGGGCCCCACAACCGCCTCACAATTTTGCCTAATCATGAGGGTACAGGCGTGGAGATGGATATCGATGACCTTGACTCAGAGGATGACATTCAAGTTGAAGAGATGGATTAAATGTCATCGGTCGAAACCGGGGTTTTGAGGGCTGTGAAAGAGCAACAGTAATGTACTAAATGGACTAATAAACATTGTATAGTGTAGAATATCTGGAACTTTGTATCAATCATCTGTACTTATAACAATCCAATCACTGTATTACTAGCTAACAAAAGTTGAAGTTCAATGAGAAAGCCCATCGAATCAAATTGTGGAAATTGAATGAGGTTTGCCGACTGCCAAATTAGGAAATAGCCCAAAGCTGAGAGTTCCGCATCGTTGCGCAACTTTTGTTCATAACCATACATCATGCTCGGCCGCCGTGCTCTTCCTCGATTCAACAATGCGCTGAAAACCCTATCGCGCAATGCATCGAGCTCGACAACACCCGCTGTAAAGTCTGCCGAGGCGTCCGTCAAGAAAGTCGCAGAGGCAGGACCCGTGACGCTCCAGCAAGCACCCAACTACCCCACCACCTGGTCGACCAACCAGGCTCCCCGTCCTGGACCTGGTTCGGGTCCTCGCTTTGAGCAAACTGCGATGGAATTTCAGCCTGCCCCACTGAGTGCGATGGAACTTATCGCGAAGGAGCCTATACGCCTGGTGCAGGGACGAAAAGCGGTTTGCGACGGAGGTgtgtcttcttcctctttctccttgcGCGTTCCGATGTCTCTGTCTATGGACCGGAATTGGCTCGGAATTGAACCCGCTTGCTGACCTTCATGGCCTTGTTCTCTTCTCGGCAATTAGGAGGAGGACCCTTGGGTCATCCCAAAATCTACATCAACCTGGTAAGTCCACCCCCAAACAAGATAGCTTCTATCCCGCGTGAATTCTCTCCGGTCATGCGTAAAGAACTATCCAGCAGCATACTGACCATATCAACCGACAGGATCAACCTGGTCCCCGTCCATGTGGGTATGTACACGCCTTTTGTCTTCTGCCTTCTTGGACCCAAGTGACTGAATGGTGCCTCACCTACCGGTGTTCTTTATCACCTGCAGATATTGGTACgtgtcttttttgtttttcgtCCCGTTTCGGCCTTTATAGGCGTCGGGGACGGTATGCATAAACGCTGGAACAGACGCTGACCTGGTTCACTTTATTTTCAATTGCACAGCGGCATCCGGTTCGAACAGGAtccccatcatcatcattgatAGACATCAGGCTGCGGGCTGTCCTTCGCACTCAATAGAATTATTAAACAACATAAAAAGACATCTTTCCATCCATTGTCTATTTGCAATATTTCAGGAAGTTAAGAATCCGCAAGACAGTCCCGCGAGAAACCCTGATAAGACTCGCTTCAACAAAGATGTCAGTTGTAATTGTATTGGGACTCTTCTTTCCCGTGCGCCCTACCATTCACCAATCATAGTAATGCTTAAAACTCAATGCATCGTGTCCAACGGTTTTTGAtcctttttgatttttggattATCCAGCCGACCCAGAATCCTTGGTTCTCGTCAAGGGCGGAAGGCATAAAAATACAAGTCTACTACTATACGTAGCTTCCGGCTTTGGATAGTGCAACTAGCGAAGAGTAAAGTATGGTACGACGGTGGAGGGAGTGGTAAATAACAGATTAAGAATTGCGAAAACGGGTTGGTACCAAATGGTTCATTATATGTATGCCGCTGATACAACCTCCTGGGTAAAATTGAGATGAGAAGCCAGAGAAAATGAGTGGATGATGTGTTTGCCGTATGCAGAAGACAATGATGCTGGACAAGAacaaaaaacgaaaaaaagaaaaaccgCAATAAAACGAAGAACGAAAAAGGACAAACAACGATACCggagaaaaataaaataagtAAGACAggaacagaagaaaaaaaaataaatcaaGGGAGTGTGTCTAGCCACAGAAGAACTCAAACTTCTTCTGGGGTTGTGAAAACTATAGGAGAGAGCGGAGGGTATTCTCCTCCCGCAACTGCGTCCAGTTGGGAAAATGGGGGCAAGGGTTTCAGTCGATCGTCACCCGTCAAcggtggtagtggtggtgggggtaaTGGAGGCTGAGTGGAGTCATCAGGGACCAGACCATCCGTACTGTCCCACTTATAACTCACCACTTTGAATATTGGGTTTATAGCCGATTTTGCGGATTTGGGTGTATGTCCCGAACTTGGTGGATACCCTCCGTATGAACTCGGTGGGTGCCCATAGGGGCTGGCGGGCAGAGGAGGAAGTTGACTATGCAGATCCAGAGGGCTATGAGGAGCGCTTGGATTTGTATAGTACCGGGGGGATACGGCGACGAAGGGAGGAGATTGCGTTCGGGAAAGAAGACCTTCCTTGTGCTGTTGAATTTGCACCCACGCTGGAGAGGGAGATAAAGGAGGAGACATAGtcggagaaagagaaagtaATTGaatgggaggaggagaaacgCTTCCAGATAAATGAGATGAAACAGAAGCCTGCGTCCGGAAATCATGAGCCAATTGACCCTCTAGTGAAAACGAATTAGAAGAGCGAGCAGACGGAGGAAAGTCATCAAACGATGTCCGTAGTGAAGAACGAGACGTCATTCTACTAATATTATACAGACTCGGCCGGTTGCGCAAACGAGACGACGGCCCAGGATCGCTATCCACAGTCGCAAATGATATTGAGGACATCCGGCTAACACTGTGCATATCAGAAGATGACATGGAATGGTCGTCATCGAATTCTCGCCGCCGAGCTTTGGCGAAACGCTCGCGTTCCTGCGACCCTCGCCATTCACGGTCACGATCACGATCTAGCGGTGACAGCAAAGGATCATTTTGCTGCATGACAAACTTGCCTGCGGCAGCACCCAACGTTGAAGATGGGGCAGCGTTTCCGTTGGTTACTTGCTGACGCACCGGCCCAGAAGAGGGCTGCTTGCCTTTGGAGTCCTTGAGCTCCAAACGCTGATCAGGACCACCAACCCATTCCAGATCATCGGTAAGGTTGTTATGGTGCACCATCTGCTGACGCTTAATCAACACACTCCGCGCCTGTTCTCGCGCATTCATTCTCGCCAACTCGCGTTTCGCCATCTCAGCTTCACGATGAAGACGTTCAGCCTCTTTCTTGTTCATATTCTGAACCTTCTTCGAGTTACGTTGATCGACTGGCTGTTCGCGGACAGGCGATGATTCGCGTAGGGACTTGCTGTCAGTACTTGACGACTGTGCACGCTTCCGTGACGGGAAAATGATGGCCGGACTAGTTTCGTCCACAGGAGGAAGGGTGTTGTGATGGGACTTGTCACCGACAAACATACTAAGACCCCACTTGCTGTTCTTCTTGAGAGACACAAATTTGCCAAATTTGTTTCCATGTTGTGACTGTACACTCGATGCATGTTGAGGTTGGGGTGCAGGGGGAGAAGTATGGTCCTGAAGCATGGCAGAATCTTGCGCCTCATGGGTATGTCCGTTGATATGCTGGTGGGGATTAGGCGGTTCTTGAGTGGAAACATCCATAGGATAGTCGGCTTGCGAAGCGGGCCAACCATTAGGAGGATGTCGGTAATCATTATGCGCAACAACGATAGGGGGGTTGGGTAATATGGGGAATTGGGGCTGGGGCGCAGGAGGTATAGGGTAAGGTATGCGATGGGTGGTGGAGGGATCAATAATGGGCTGTGGTTGATGTAGATTCTGACTGGAATGCGAATGCGGCGGTAACGGTGGATGCTGTGGCGAGAGAGTTGGAAGGGAGGGTTGCGAGTGAGTGCCATTGACGTAGGTTGATATGTTGGGAATAGATGTATTGGAGACTGATCCTTGAATTGCGAAGGGAAGGGTAATATGGTTGCGGGGTATAGTTTCGAAGAGATAGCGGTGCTCGAGACATTGTCGACTAGTCAGGCGTTTGTCAGGATCATACCTAAGGAGATCCCTGATGCAGTCAATAAGAGACCTTGGTACTGTCTCTGCAAAAAGTGCATAGAAGTCCTTGGGTTCGACCTAGATGCAACCTTGTAAATATCAAGTACTCTAGAAATGAAGAGGAAACATGCCTTGGGGAACTGAAAACCTATCTCATTTGCCAATTTGTTCCCTTTCGCCCATGGACCACCTCCAATCCGACTGCCAAACATGTCAACTCCGTAGGCGTCCGATGGATCACCCAAAATTTCGCATATACGTGCCACTTGATCGACCTGATCTGAGCCGGGAAACAAGGGGCGGAGGTTGACGAGCTCAGCCATAATGGTACCAAAAGCCCACATATCGACAGGGTTAGAGTAGTCGCGGCTCAGCAAAAGAACCTCTGGAGCGCGATACCACCTTGTTGAAACATACTCCGTGTAAGGCGGTTTGCTCTTCGTTTCCCGAGCTAGACCAAAATCGGCGAGTTTGATGATTGCAACGACatccttttcctttggtGCATTCGGCGGCGCAATTGGCGAGAGGGAGGTGTAATCGAAAAGGCCAGTGGTAGTGACGAGGACGTTCTCCGGCTTCATATCGCGGTGAAAGTAGCCGTGCGTATGGATATGGTCCAACCCGAGCACGATTTGATGGAATATTGAAGATACGAGGCCACCTGCGAGAGGGCGGCCTTTGCGAGCCTTGATGAGATGGTACAAATTGCCCTCCATAGACTCGAAAACAAAGTACAGCTCCTTTGTATCAggcagaagaaagaaatcaTACAGGGGAATGACATTGGGGTGGAAAGGAATGGCACGCAAAGACTGGGAGTTGGGGTATTGGAAAGGGGAAAATAAGGACGTGAGTTTAGATACTATTGTGGGAACGCACCTCAAGCTCCTTCAACTTCTGACACTCGTCCCAGCCGCCCTCCCATCTCTTCTTCATGAGCTTGACTGCCACCAACCGCTTCCCCGCCCAGTCCGGGCGTGCCCCTGCTCCACACTGCATGGGCGAGAGAGGTGTATTCGGAGGGAGAGTTCCATGCCAATCGCAGAGCCAGACGGTGCCAAAGGATCCATCACCGAGAACCTTGAGGGGCGTGTAGGAGCGCGTCGACCCTGCAAAGGATGAAGAGATGATCAATACGGAGACACGCGAAACGGAGGAAGCAACGCACTGCTCTGGGATGAGCCGACAACGAGACGGTTGTCCTGGACGGAGACGCTGGGGATGCCGACGACGGTGATGGGGGCCTTGAGCTGTGGCCTGTGCTGGGTCGGCTGGGGGAgtgggggcgggggcgggagGTGTTGTGGCTGCGTCGGATGGCCGTTTGGGATGTGCTGGGGATGGCCATCTGGAGCGGGTGAGGACGGTGtggacgacgaggagaagcGACATACCTTGCATTTGGCCAGTGGTGCGGGGAGCAGAAATATCAGACGAACATAGAAAGAAAGGCGAGGCAGCGGTGGTGGTGTCTTTCGagcgaaaaaaagaagacaaGAGATGGAGTTGTCGGCAGTCCAACCAGACTCGACTCTCATTTCCTTTTTGGGCGGCTCGGCTCGCCAATCGGTCGGGTCAGATCTGAGTCAAGCCAGTTCGTGGTATTTCCGTCTCTTTCGTACACTCTATAAACtgtaagattgggctcatcaggaaccagcacccccttaggtaagcaaaagttggcttacctccgaaccttttcaacccttctgcactcacactattctacatttttgaaccacagatatgtaggttatgcttctttgaacacatctgtggttttttttttcaaaaaaattttgatctcaagaagttataaagattttaatttttttcctttttttttagtctaacacgtcagaaatggtgttttctcgagtttgggagattttcgaaaatttgacaatgttcttttggccgcttatataatggtacacgtgaccacacgtgacaataagtcacgcctaagtaatacctctcagactcattatggacttccagagactacaatttgacctctgaggtgtaattctattattgtgggcataaaggctagtagtaaggattgtatatgcacatttatgaattttttttttttaaactttttgtctgaaaccattttccgtcaacataacttttgatttttttttcgagctggattttggccgctcttggcgccaagcccattgattacgtaagggtgctggtttctgatgagcccaatcttaacTAAACTATTACTAGTCTCTAGTACGGCACCTCGTGGAACAGCTTGGACACACTCTCCCCATAGTGGCTGCGTCGTATCACCTCCCCGAGCACCTTTCCAATGTCAATTACCTCTATTTTCTTGCATGCTGCCTGGTTAGCGTTCTGCGGCAGCGTGTTCGTCACGATCAGCTTCTCCAGGTTGCTCTCCGCGATCGTGGCCAGCGCATTCCCGCTCAGAATCCCGTGCGTCACGAATCCAAACACCTTCTGCGCCCCCGCCTCAGACAGGTGCGACGCCGCGAGGCAGAGTGTCCCGCATGTGTCCGCCATGTCGTCTACCAGGATCGCAATTTTGTCCTTGACATTCCCTACCAGCACCATCCGCGACACTTCGTTCGCTTTTTTGCGTTCTTTGTGGAACAATGCAAAGTCAACGCCAAGCCGGTCTGCTATCGAGGTCGCCCTGCGTTCTCGTTAGCGTTGGTGCTCTTTTGTTGTACGCGTGATCTCACCTTTTAGCTCCCCCAGCATCTGGTGATACAATTACCACATCTTCAACGTTGAAATGTGTCCTAATGTACAGAATTGCTGATGGTTCGGCATACAGCTGGGAAAAAACGATCAATTAGCATTCAACAACCGCAACAGCAACCTCCAAGCCTGTAGCTCCTTACACTGTAGGTCCGGGTTCTTAATTAAAGACTAGTTTGAGAAGCTAGAGTTTGCGCACTCACTTGTCAACTGGAACATCAAAGAAACCCTGAATCTGAGAAGCGTGTAGATCCATCGTCTGTTGTACGCAATCGATCGTTCAGCGAGGGCCGCTGCACTAGCGTTAGATAGCTCCACTCACGATAACGTGGTCACATCCAGCTTTCTGTATCATGTTCGCCACCAGCTTGGCAGTAATAGGCGCCCGGCTCTTGTCCTTCTTGTCTTGCCGCGCATATGGAAAGAGAGGAATGACAGCCGTAATTCGTTTTGCGCTGGCAATTTTGCAGGCATGGATCATGATGCACAGCTCCATAAGAGAGGTGTTAACAGCTCCACAACCAGTATTGATAATGTACACATCGTCCTCGCGGACAGACTCGGTAATCCTGACGTTCGTCTCGCCAATCCCGCTTCGTGTAATCTCTGCCTTGGAGAGGGGTAAACCGATGCTGCAGCATGATGACAATGAGTGGTGTACGATGAGTGCTGGTGTAGGGTGGGCAGATACCGTCGTGCAATAATCTCGGCAAGCTCTGGATGGCTTGTCCCTAGAGAAGCACGTCAGGTTAAAACACATTCAACGGAGTTGCCAATGGACTGCTCGCACCCGAAAAGATCTTAATTCCACTGCCGTTCAACATTTTCCGTTTCAGTTAGAGTAGAGTCccgtaaaaaagaaaaaaaaagaggtaAGAGAGGGTAAGTTTCAGCAGGAGAAACAGGCTGCCCGG
Coding sequences:
- a CDS encoding Lactobacillus shifted protein, coding for MLGRRALPRFNNALKTLSRNASSSTTPAVKSAEASVKKVAEAGPVTLQQAPNYPTTWSTNQAPRPGPGSGPRFEQTAMEFQPAPLSAMELIAKEPIRLVQGRKAVCDGGVSSSSFSLRVPMSLSMDRNWLGIEPAC
- a CDS encoding putative serine/threonine-protein kinase (putative serine/threonine-protein kinase DDB_G0268078), encoding MRVESGWTADNSISCLLFFARKTPPPLPRLSFYVRLIFLLPAPLAKCKVCRFSSSSTPSSPAPDGHPQHIPNGHPTQPQHLPPPPPLPQPTQHRPQLKAPITVVGIPSVSVQDNRLVVGSSQSRSTRSYTPLKVLGDGSFGTVWLCDWHGTLPPNTPLSPMQCGAGARPDWAGKRLVAVKLMKKRWEGGWDECQKLKELESLRAIPFHPNVIPLYDFFLLPDTKELYFVFESMEGNLYHLIKARKGRPLAGGLVSSIFHQIVLGLDHIHTHGYFHRDMKPENVLVTTTGLFDYTSLSPIAPPNAPKEKDVVAIIKLADFGLARETKSKPPYTEYVSTRWYRAPEVLLLSRDYSNPVDMWAFGTIMAELVNLRPLFPGSDQVDQVARICEILGDPSDAYGVDMFGSRIGGGPWAKGNKLANEIGFQFPKVEPKDFYALFAETVPRSLIDCIRDLLRYDPDKRLTSRQCLEHRYLFETIPRNHITLPFAIQGSVSNTSIPNISTYVNGTHSQPSLPTLSPQHPPLPPHSHSSQNLHQPQPIIDPSTTHRIPYPIPPAPQPQFPILPNPPIVVAHNDYRHPPNGWPASQADYPMDVSTQEPPNPHQHINGHTHEAQDSAMLQDHTSPPAPQPQHASSVQSQHGNKFGKFVSLKKNSKWGLSMFVGDKSHHNTLPPVDETSPAIIFPSRKRAQSSSTDSKSLRESSPVREQPVDQRNSKKVQNMNKKEAERLHREAEMAKRELARMNAREQARSVLIKRQQMVHHNNLTDDLEWVGGPDQRLELKDSKGKQPSSGPVRQQVTNGNAAPSSTLGAAAGKFVMQQNDPLLSPLDRDRDREWRGSQERERFAKARRREFDDDHSMSSSDMHSVSRMSSISFATVDSDPGPSSRLRNRPSLYNISRMTSRSSLRTSFDDFPPSARSSNSFSLEGQLAHDFRTQASVSSHLSGSVSPPPIQLLSLSPTMSPPLSPSPAWVQIQQHKEGLLSRTQSPPFVAVSPRYYTNPSAPHSPLDLHSQLPPLPASPYGHPPSSYGGYPPSSGHTPKSAKSAINPIFKVPPLPPPPLPPLTGDDRLKPLPPFSQLDAVAGGEYPPLSPIVFTTPEEV
- a CDS encoding Ribose-phosphate pyrophosphokinase 2, with the translated sequence MLNGSGIKIFSGTSHPELAEIIARRIGLPLSKAEITRSGIGETNVRITESVREDDVYIINTGCGAVNTSLMELCIMIHACKIASAKRITAVIPLFPYARQDKKDKSRAPITAKLVANMIQKAGCDHVITMDLHASQIQGFFDVPLYAEPSAILYIRTHFNVEDVVIVSPDAGGAKRATSIADRLGVDFALFHKERKKANEVSRMVLVGNVKDKIAILVDDMADTCGTLCLAASHLSEAGAQKVFGFVTHGILSGNALATIAESNLEKLIVTNTLPQNANQAACKKIEVIDIGKVLGEVIRRSHYGESVSKLFHEVPY